CTTGTATCGCCGGGGTAGTAGCCAGTGTCATTAGGACCGGGATTTATGGTGTTAATTCTTATATTTCGTTTTCCCAAATCTGTCATCGCTTGGCGACAAAGATTACTGACTGCTTCTTTTGCAACACAATAGGGGATTTCGTTTGTCATGGGGCCATTGGCTTGCCCACTTGTAAACAACGTAACGGCATTCGCTTTGGCTGTATCAACTTGTTTGGCAAATGCTTGAATCATCAGCATATAAGCGCGGATATTAACAGAAAAATGCGGGTCTAAATTTTCTTCCGTCCACTTGCCTAATTCTAATGTTGTTCCATAACAATGATTCAAAACCATGCCATCAAGCCCGTTCAGTTTTTGTGCGGCTTCCTCAACAACTTTTATCGCTGTGCCTTTTTCGGTAAAGTCTGACGGCGTAATTAACATTACATTTAAGCCCATGTCCGCTAACTTCTTCGTCACGTTTTCCGTGCCGTTTGGTGTGGCTGAATTATTGCAACCAACCGACATATCGTAAATCGAAAAACCATGAACGGCTACAACCGCACCAGCTTCTATAAATCTTTTGGCAAGCGTTGCGCCAATACCCAAAGGGCGGCTTACGCCAGTAATTAAAATCTTTTTACCATCAAGTCTGATTGAGGTTTTATCCACGGATTTTGCTCTCCTAATACAAATTTTCTACATCTATTCACAAATCATATAGCAGACGCATAGCGGCTTAAAATACCGTTGTGGCACACCACGCGCCTTGCTTGCCACAGCTAAAAAGAGAAGATGTTGTTAAAGATTTTCAAATCCCTTAACAACATCTTCTCTGGTGGACGCATAGGGACTCGAACCCCAGACATTTCGCACGTGAAGCGAACGCTCTACCAACTGAGCTATGCGTCCATAAGCAGGGCGAGTCTCTGTCTGTTCAAAACACAAAAGGGGTCCCCAAGCGAAAAGTCGCTTGGGGATGGTGACCCGTACGGGACTCGAACCCGTGTTGCCGCCGTGAAAGGGCGGAGTCTTAACCGCTTGACCAACGGGCCATAACACGTTCTTGCATACCCCTCGCAAAGCTTGCTTTGCGAGGATAAGGGGGAGGAAAGGAGTGGACGCAGCTTTCGTATTTTGTGCGGAAACGGAGCATAGCATATTGTACCCCGACGTGGTAGCGGCAGCAGGATTTGAACCAGCGACCCCCCGGGTATGAACCGAGTGCTCTAGCCAACTGAGCTATACCGCCACATAACCTCGCTTTTCAGCGTGCTTTGCCATTATAGCGCAAGCCAATAGGCTTGTCAAGGCTTTTTTGCAGGTAAATATAAAAAACTTTAAATTCGCCAATCAAATTAGAATTGAATATATTATAGCTGGACATTTCACTTGTGGGAGGATATAATTTTTTTATACAAGTGTAGCGTAGAGAGCATAATCTCGGAGGTTGTATGGACTTTTACCACGGCACGAAAATAGGCGGTCTGATTGAATTGAAACCTTTTGGGTTGCCCAGCTCAAATTTGACTGTGCCTGCAGTGCATTTAACAACGAAAAAACAAGTTGCGTTGCTTTTACAGCAACTATAAAT
The sequence above is a segment of the Oscillospiraceae bacterium genome. Coding sequences within it:
- a CDS encoding SDR family oxidoreductase, translated to MDKTSIRLDGKKILITGVSRPLGIGATLAKRFIEAGAVVAVHGFSIYDMSVGCNNSATPNGTENVTKKLADMGLNVMLITPSDFTEKGTAIKVVEEAAQKLNGLDGMVLNHCYGTTLELGKWTEENLDPHFSVNIRAYMLMIQAFAKQVDTAKANAVTLFTSGQANGPMTNEIPYCVAKEAVSNLCRQAMTDLGKRNIRINTINPGPNDTGYYPGDTSRWCTPNDAADLALFLHSDYAKCITGQIIASDKGEGFGGSFVL